A single genomic interval of uncultured Sphaerochaeta sp. harbors:
- a CDS encoding exonuclease SbcCD subunit D C-terminal domain-containing protein, whose product MNILHTSDWHLGRSLFSQKRYDEFAAFLGWLIETIENQQVDILLVSGDIFDTSTPSNKAQQLYYEFLYKVSKSCCKTVVIIGGNHDSPSFLQAPSALLHVLNVHVIGSKRETPEEEVLIVEANGKPMAIICAVPYLRDKDIRYAEAGETIDDKNRKLMEGIKEHYKTVCSIAKKRQMELGNNVPLIAMGHLFTQGGKTVEGDGVSELYIGSLAQIDSSVFPEFLDYVALGHLHVPQCVGGKETIRYSGSPIPMGFGEAKQQKQVVLLHFDKTLSIDPLPIPSFQHLESIKGNMEHITSRILQLKETGESAYIEIEYTAPEMVTNLSEQCEELVKDSNLTILRIRNRQFIQRVMASMQVQETLEDLNPEEVFTRCLDTFAVTEGERQPLRDAYHEILLEMHDEDTFAE is encoded by the coding sequence ATGAATATTCTCCATACATCAGACTGGCATCTTGGTCGTTCGCTGTTCTCACAGAAACGCTATGATGAATTTGCCGCATTTCTTGGTTGGTTGATTGAAACCATCGAAAATCAACAAGTAGATATCTTGTTGGTATCCGGTGACATCTTCGACACCAGTACACCTAGCAACAAAGCCCAGCAACTCTATTACGAGTTTCTCTACAAAGTCTCCAAATCATGTTGCAAGACCGTCGTAATCATCGGGGGAAACCACGACAGCCCATCATTCCTACAAGCTCCGAGCGCTCTCTTACATGTACTCAATGTACATGTAATTGGATCCAAAAGAGAAACGCCAGAAGAAGAGGTGCTTATAGTTGAGGCAAATGGTAAACCGATGGCCATTATCTGTGCTGTCCCTTATTTGCGAGACAAGGACATCCGCTACGCAGAAGCAGGAGAGACCATTGATGACAAGAATAGAAAACTCATGGAAGGAATAAAGGAACACTATAAAACAGTTTGTAGTATTGCAAAAAAGAGACAAATGGAATTGGGAAACAATGTACCCCTCATTGCAATGGGGCATCTCTTCACACAAGGTGGCAAGACAGTAGAGGGAGATGGTGTGAGTGAACTCTACATCGGATCCCTTGCACAGATAGACAGCTCTGTTTTCCCTGAATTCCTGGATTATGTAGCGCTTGGGCATCTCCATGTACCACAGTGTGTAGGGGGTAAGGAAACAATACGGTACAGTGGTTCCCCGATCCCCATGGGATTTGGGGAAGCAAAACAGCAGAAACAGGTTGTATTGCTGCATTTTGATAAAACCCTTTCCATAGATCCTCTTCCTATACCATCATTTCAACATCTGGAAAGCATCAAGGGAAATATGGAGCACATTACCTCAAGAATTCTACAGCTTAAAGAGACGGGTGAATCCGCTTATATTGAAATTGAGTATACAGCACCCGAGATGGTCACCAATCTAAGTGAACAGTGTGAGGAACTTGTAAAAGATTCAAACCTCACCATACTCCGTATACGGAATCGTCAATTCATACAACGTGTTATGGCATCAATGCAGGTACAAGAAACCCTCGAAGACCTAAACCCTGAAGAAGTCTTTACACGATGTCTCGATACATTTGCAGTAACCGAGGGAGAGCGACAGCCCCTGAGAGATGCTTATCATGAAATACTCTTGGAGATGCATGATGAAGATACCTTTGCTGAATAG
- a CDS encoding AAA family ATPase, with translation MKLLELRFKNLNSLYGEWIIDFTHPEYESNGIFALTGPTGAGKSTILDAICLALYGATPRLGRITKSNNEIMSRQTGSCYAEVLFASNAGRFRCHWEQRRARSKAEGNLQEAEHQIFDADNGKPIETMKSRVGLVIEEKTGMDFDRFTRSILLAQGSFDSFLKADSEQKSKILEQITGTEMYSEISKRVHERQRKEMDALKLLQAETSGIVILEPEQEKTIREELEEKLHQEKILTSDLSKTNEALLWMKNIENLNKEINDLTQEKEALNREMETFKPRRAILSNATKASSLDGIYATLSALRLQQAEDKTALIDEESALPEKETSTNNQSKVLTDAEQLTIQRKQELQTATPKLKEIHDLDQKIADLEKNVSDEAESYAKDTVQIDADKKILIEEQRKKAESETQKETIEHYLSEHSQDAWLVSGLTGIEEQLGSLLEKQKEIEEKGTALEIAERAVFTVTKKLKEATTLCTESKAKLENISFNLQEAKNALKRLLEDIPLSSYRKEKDSLLRELAYIKRIEELENLRTKLEDGKPCPLCGAIKHPFAEGNLPVPDEIEQRIEELTTLITEAEDQEIVISNLVQAENDARTALQAYEKREASVASEKKSDERTCSEIALSVKSLRSNIDEIIQSLLEKLRPLGITQVDASLVTSLRKVLDSRLKAWQEKTKQKAEIEKHIDSIGGEIKHLEGMISTQEKALVGKRNHLDTLKQHLADAKDTRKSLYGDVIPNVEEKRLTDAIANAESAEKSARSLLNELQQNLATARSKVESRNKSIEQRAPKLAEAGEQFLKALQSSDFSDEEAFKEARLSYEERESLSQKARELDNTETALETKLKDRKDRLELEQGKHLSEATYEDVQAQANTYDESLKQLRDEIATYKHTLQENTAAMERIQGKKLAIESQTQRCARWDSLHNLIGSADGKKYRTFAQGLTFELMVAHANRQLEKMTDRYLLIRDESQPLELNVVDNYQAGEIRSTKNLSGGESFIVSLTLALGLSQMASKKVRVDSLFLDEGFGSLDEETLETALEALSALQQDGKLIGIISHVSALKERINTQISITPLSGGRSTISGPGCRKQTT, from the coding sequence ATGAAACTACTCGAACTCAGATTCAAGAATCTCAACTCACTCTATGGAGAGTGGATTATCGATTTTACTCATCCAGAATATGAATCAAATGGTATCTTTGCCTTGACTGGACCAACTGGCGCAGGTAAGTCGACCATTCTCGATGCCATTTGTCTTGCTCTTTATGGAGCAACACCAAGGCTTGGAAGAATTACCAAAAGCAATAATGAGATCATGAGCAGACAGACAGGAAGTTGTTATGCAGAGGTGTTGTTTGCCTCAAACGCAGGACGATTTCGTTGTCATTGGGAACAAAGAAGAGCACGGAGCAAGGCTGAGGGAAATCTGCAGGAAGCAGAACATCAAATCTTTGACGCTGATAACGGGAAACCGATTGAAACGATGAAAAGTCGAGTCGGGCTTGTTATAGAAGAAAAGACAGGAATGGATTTTGACCGGTTCACTCGTTCAATCCTCTTGGCTCAAGGTAGTTTCGACTCATTCTTGAAAGCAGACAGTGAGCAGAAATCAAAAATATTGGAACAAATTACCGGTACCGAAATGTATTCTGAGATCTCCAAACGGGTACATGAGAGACAGAGAAAAGAAATGGATGCATTAAAACTGCTCCAGGCTGAAACCTCTGGTATTGTGATTCTGGAACCCGAACAAGAAAAAACTATAAGAGAGGAGCTGGAAGAAAAACTCCATCAGGAGAAAATCCTTACCAGCGACTTGTCAAAAACAAACGAAGCCTTGCTTTGGATGAAGAATATAGAGAATCTCAACAAGGAAATCAATGACCTTACCCAAGAGAAAGAAGCACTCAATCGTGAAATGGAAACATTCAAACCAAGAAGGGCAATCCTGAGCAATGCCACCAAAGCCTCATCTCTGGATGGAATATACGCAACACTCTCAGCCCTCCGTTTACAACAAGCTGAAGATAAGACTGCTCTAATAGATGAAGAATCAGCTCTCCCTGAAAAGGAGACTTCAACAAACAATCAGAGCAAAGTTCTTACAGATGCAGAACAACTGACAATACAAAGAAAACAAGAATTACAAACAGCAACTCCAAAACTCAAAGAAATCCATGACCTCGATCAGAAGATAGCTGATTTGGAAAAAAATGTGTCTGACGAGGCTGAAAGTTACGCAAAAGATACTGTACAGATAGATGCTGATAAAAAGATTCTAATCGAGGAGCAGAGGAAGAAAGCTGAAAGTGAAACCCAGAAAGAAACCATAGAGCACTATCTTTCTGAGCATTCACAGGATGCATGGCTTGTCAGTGGTCTTACCGGTATTGAAGAGCAATTAGGATCGCTCCTAGAGAAACAGAAAGAGATAGAAGAGAAGGGAACTGCTCTCGAAATAGCTGAAAGAGCGGTATTTACCGTTACTAAGAAACTAAAAGAAGCAACAACACTATGCACTGAAAGCAAAGCCAAACTTGAAAATATCTCTTTTAATCTCCAGGAAGCAAAAAATGCATTGAAGAGACTTCTAGAAGATATCCCTCTTAGCTCCTACCGCAAGGAAAAAGATTCCTTGCTTCGAGAATTAGCATATATCAAGAGAATTGAGGAACTGGAAAACCTTCGTACAAAGCTGGAGGATGGAAAGCCCTGTCCACTCTGTGGTGCAATAAAACATCCTTTTGCAGAGGGTAACCTCCCTGTTCCCGATGAAATTGAACAACGCATTGAAGAATTGACAACATTAATTACAGAAGCTGAGGATCAAGAGATAGTCATAAGTAATCTTGTACAAGCAGAAAATGATGCACGTACTGCACTGCAAGCGTATGAGAAAAGAGAAGCGAGTGTAGCAAGCGAGAAGAAATCCGATGAAAGAACCTGTAGCGAGATCGCTTTGAGTGTCAAAAGCCTTCGCTCAAATATTGATGAGATCATACAATCTCTTTTGGAGAAATTGAGGCCATTGGGTATTACCCAAGTAGATGCTTCTTTGGTTACATCCTTAAGGAAAGTACTCGATTCCAGACTGAAAGCTTGGCAAGAAAAGACGAAACAGAAGGCAGAAATAGAAAAACACATCGACAGTATTGGGGGAGAGATTAAACATCTAGAGGGTATGATTTCCACTCAGGAGAAAGCTCTGGTTGGCAAAAGGAACCATCTCGATACGCTAAAGCAACACCTAGCCGATGCCAAAGATACGCGAAAAAGCTTGTATGGTGATGTAATTCCAAATGTTGAAGAAAAGCGTTTGACCGATGCAATTGCTAATGCCGAGTCAGCTGAAAAGAGTGCCAGAAGTCTACTTAATGAACTTCAACAGAACCTTGCTACAGCGAGAAGCAAAGTTGAGTCTAGAAACAAGAGCATTGAGCAACGGGCTCCAAAACTTGCAGAAGCAGGAGAACAATTCCTGAAAGCATTACAATCCTCCGATTTTTCTGATGAGGAAGCATTCAAGGAAGCCAGGCTTTCCTATGAGGAACGGGAATCCTTATCCCAGAAAGCAAGGGAGTTGGATAATACAGAAACTGCACTTGAGACCAAGCTGAAAGATCGAAAGGATCGTTTGGAATTAGAGCAGGGGAAGCATCTTAGTGAGGCAACATATGAAGATGTACAAGCACAAGCAAACACCTATGACGAGTCTTTGAAGCAGTTACGAGATGAAATTGCTACCTATAAACATACACTGCAAGAAAACACTGCAGCGATGGAACGTATACAGGGCAAGAAGCTCGCCATAGAATCTCAAACACAACGTTGCGCTCGTTGGGACTCCTTGCACAATCTCATCGGCTCAGCCGATGGAAAGAAGTACCGTACATTTGCCCAAGGGCTTACCTTTGAATTGATGGTGGCCCATGCCAACCGTCAGCTGGAAAAAATGACAGACAGATATCTATTGATCAGGGATGAATCCCAACCACTGGAACTGAATGTGGTTGATAACTACCAGGCAGGCGAGATTCGCTCAACAAAGAACCTCTCTGGAGGTGAGAGCTTTATCGTAAGCCTAACCTTGGCGTTGGGGCTGAGCCAGATGGCGAGCAAGAAGGTGAGGGTAGACTCATTGTTCCTTGATGAAGGATTCGGCTCTCTTGATGAGGAAACCCTGGAGACAGCACTGGAGGCGCTTTCAGCGCTGCAACAGGATGGAAAGTTGATTGGTATCATTAGCCATGTCTCTGCTCTGAAGGAGAGAATCAACACGCAAATCTCGATTACGCCTCTCTCTGGAGGCCGCAGCACAATCAGCGGACCAGGCTGTAGGAAGCAAACAACATAA
- a CDS encoding sugar ABC transporter ATP-binding protein, which translates to MNDQPYIVEMEHITKTFPGVKALDDVQFRLKAGQVMALLGENGAGKSTLVKILSGVYTRNSGTMRLFGNTIEGDLTPKQAQELGISIIHQELNMCSHLTVCQNIFLGHEHTTGRLLDNKSMRSRAKEVLQSLDIDLDPDMLVGDLAVSKQQMVEIAKALQSNAKVLIMDEPTSALTSVEINQLFRLIKGLKEKGVGIIYISHRLEELQHIIDTVTIMRDGRFILEKPFHDLTMNQIIAHMVGREIKEKFPRIPAHQGKKLFSVQNLCAGPLVREINFDVYEGEILGFAGLMGAGRTEMTRAIFGVDPKEQGLITVDGTEVTINCPEDAIRHGLVLAPEDRKKDGICVKLSVRENIALPNLDLLCSKAGVINRKKEAEMVNKAIKDLKIKLANAEVDASSLSGGNQQKVVVGKWLARNSKVVIFDEPTRGIDVAAKVEIYQLMNQLKESGIAVMFISSEMPEILGFSDRILVMCDGRITGELTRENATQEKILALATQFENKFENQVG; encoded by the coding sequence ATGAATGATCAACCATACATCGTAGAAATGGAACATATTACCAAGACCTTTCCAGGTGTAAAAGCACTGGATGATGTCCAGTTCCGCTTAAAGGCTGGCCAGGTTATGGCATTACTTGGGGAGAATGGGGCTGGGAAGTCCACATTAGTGAAAATCCTCAGCGGAGTATACACCAGGAACAGCGGAACAATGAGGTTGTTTGGAAATACGATTGAAGGCGATCTTACTCCCAAACAAGCTCAAGAACTAGGTATATCGATCATACATCAAGAATTGAATATGTGTTCTCATCTTACTGTCTGTCAGAATATTTTCCTTGGACATGAACATACAACAGGGAGATTGCTTGACAACAAGAGTATGCGCAGCCGGGCGAAGGAAGTATTGCAATCTCTTGATATTGACCTTGACCCTGACATGCTTGTTGGTGACTTGGCAGTATCGAAACAACAGATGGTGGAGATTGCAAAGGCTTTGCAATCAAATGCAAAGGTACTAATTATGGATGAGCCCACCAGTGCATTGACTAGTGTGGAGATTAACCAACTCTTTCGGCTAATCAAGGGCCTAAAAGAGAAGGGGGTGGGAATCATTTATATCAGTCACCGTCTGGAAGAGTTGCAACATATCATCGATACAGTAACCATAATGCGGGATGGAAGATTCATTCTTGAAAAACCCTTTCATGACCTTACCATGAACCAGATTATCGCACATATGGTAGGAAGGGAGATTAAGGAGAAATTTCCTAGGATTCCTGCTCATCAAGGGAAAAAACTATTCAGCGTACAAAATCTGTGTGCAGGTCCATTGGTACGGGAGATAAATTTTGATGTCTACGAGGGTGAAATACTCGGTTTTGCTGGATTGATGGGAGCTGGACGTACTGAAATGACGAGAGCCATTTTTGGTGTAGATCCAAAAGAGCAAGGCCTCATAACTGTTGACGGAACGGAAGTTACTATCAATTGTCCAGAGGATGCGATACGTCATGGTTTGGTGCTTGCTCCTGAAGATAGAAAGAAAGACGGAATCTGCGTCAAGCTCTCAGTGAGAGAAAACATTGCCTTGCCTAACCTTGACTTGCTTTGCTCCAAGGCTGGCGTTATTAATCGCAAGAAAGAAGCCGAAATGGTCAACAAAGCTATTAAGGACTTGAAGATCAAGCTTGCAAATGCAGAGGTCGATGCTTCTTCCTTGTCAGGAGGAAACCAACAAAAGGTAGTCGTGGGTAAGTGGCTTGCCAGAAATAGTAAAGTAGTTATCTTTGATGAGCCAACACGTGGAATAGATGTTGCTGCAAAAGTTGAGATCTATCAGCTTATGAATCAGTTGAAGGAGTCAGGTATTGCAGTAATGTTCATATCCAGTGAGATGCCGGAAATCCTCGGTTTCAGTGACAGAATTTTAGTTATGTGTGATGGCAGGATAACGGGTGAATTAACTCGTGAGAATGCAACACAGGAAAAGATACTTGCACTTGCAACACAGTTTGAAAATAAATTTGAGAACCAGGTAGGGTGA
- a CDS encoding type II CAAX endopeptidase family protein yields MINNIRVRNRKSLIDLIIGVFGIFSTLLVVVWLNQQFLMQLALGWRMVLLITSQWLFMIVPLLLMRINHERIRFLMKSEGRLVNQIFTGIGLAFLMSFLFTVVPILLGFKEMVGSTSYTKVWQFAFDLLYSLFAVALAEEFVFRGYLFHKLLEVKQSKWFAILISSILFGLFHSFQGDILQVIVTTFLGILFCLLREKITSCSLLSLVIIHGLYDALITLWVAIL; encoded by the coding sequence ATGATCAACAATATACGTGTACGGAATAGAAAAAGTCTCATTGACCTAATTATCGGGGTATTTGGAATTTTTAGTACACTTCTTGTAGTAGTCTGGCTGAACCAACAATTCCTGATGCAACTAGCCCTTGGCTGGAGAATGGTTTTGTTGATCACTTCCCAGTGGTTGTTTATGATCGTTCCGTTACTCCTGATGCGTATCAATCATGAACGTATACGATTTCTCATGAAATCAGAAGGAAGGTTGGTAAACCAGATTTTCACTGGAATCGGTCTTGCGTTCCTGATGTCATTCCTTTTTACCGTGGTTCCTATTCTGCTCGGATTCAAGGAAATGGTTGGAAGCACAAGCTATACCAAGGTATGGCAATTTGCTTTTGATTTGCTCTATTCTCTATTTGCAGTTGCTTTGGCAGAAGAGTTTGTATTCAGGGGATATCTCTTTCATAAGCTCTTGGAAGTAAAGCAATCAAAATGGTTCGCCATCCTTATCTCATCAATATTGTTTGGACTGTTCCATAGTTTTCAGGGTGATATTCTTCAGGTTATTGTGACCACATTTCTTGGCATTCTTTTTTGTCTTCTTCGGGAAAAAATCACATCCTGCTCTCTCCTTTCCTTGGTAATCATCCATGGATTGTATGACGCCCTGATTACACTCTGGGTTGCAATCCTATGA
- a CDS encoding calcium/sodium antiporter: MVLPILAVIGGLIVLVLSSDRFVDGAAATARHFGMPSLLIGMVIVGFGTSAPEMVVSTLSALQGSPGIALGNAYGSNIANIGLILGITAIISPITVSSKILKKELPILSLLTLLSVVLLFDLDISHFDAALILVVFALLIFWSVYQGLKEGNDRLAEEIDEEVPSPLSMKRAVLYLIFGLLFLILSSRVLVWGAVEIARYFGVSDLIIGLTIVAMGTSLPELASSILAAQKGEHDIALGNVIGSNLFNTTAVVGIAGAIHPFAIDPMVVSRDMLVMSLLTLSLFIIGYRFKKDRQGRINRFEGIGLLLCYFGYTAYLIQSSLI; the protein is encoded by the coding sequence ATGGTATTACCAATTCTTGCCGTTATTGGCGGCCTTATTGTACTGGTATTGAGTTCAGATAGATTTGTAGATGGTGCTGCAGCCACTGCGCGCCATTTTGGCATGCCCTCTCTCCTGATAGGAATGGTCATTGTAGGGTTTGGTACCAGTGCACCGGAAATGGTGGTCTCTACATTGTCAGCTCTGCAAGGAAGCCCTGGTATAGCCCTGGGAAATGCGTATGGGTCCAATATTGCCAATATTGGTCTTATTCTCGGAATTACAGCCATTATAAGTCCAATTACAGTGAGTTCAAAGATCTTGAAGAAAGAGTTGCCCATACTCTCATTGCTTACACTGCTTTCCGTTGTACTGCTCTTCGATTTGGATATTTCTCATTTTGATGCAGCGTTAATCTTGGTAGTTTTTGCCCTTTTGATATTCTGGAGTGTATACCAAGGCTTGAAAGAAGGTAACGATCGACTCGCTGAAGAGATTGATGAAGAGGTTCCAAGCCCGTTATCAATGAAACGTGCCGTACTCTATTTGATTTTTGGTCTCTTGTTTTTAATTCTTAGTTCCAGAGTTTTGGTGTGGGGCGCTGTGGAGATTGCTAGATACTTTGGAGTCAGTGATTTGATCATCGGTCTTACCATTGTCGCTATGGGAACCAGTCTACCTGAACTTGCTTCCTCGATTCTTGCTGCCCAGAAAGGGGAGCATGATATCGCGCTCGGGAATGTCATTGGTTCCAACTTGTTCAATACCACCGCTGTCGTTGGCATAGCAGGAGCAATTCATCCATTTGCTATTGATCCAATGGTTGTTTCACGAGACATGCTTGTCATGTCTTTGCTTACACTCAGTCTCTTTATAATCGGATACCGATTCAAGAAGGATAGGCAAGGTCGTATTAATCGCTTTGAAGGAATTGGCTTATTGCTCTGTTATTTTGGATACACGGCTTACCTGATCCAATCCTCACTCATTTAG
- a CDS encoding ABC transporter permease: MVAYIEKPFKRLMGIRGIGQVLTVTAGLVVLSVIFGIMNPIFFSSRNVANLLRQIAPILLIGIGQSYVLITGNIDLSIGSVVGMSTMISATLMTKGVNPWLAVLLTIVACLGVGLSNGLLVSFAKLPPFIATLGTMTIARGIAQIANNNYNTDSIGEAAQGLRDFFYYGKTFGLYNTIWIALVLWFIFNFILTRTKTGRHIYAIGSNAEAARLSGVNLVSTTTKAYLVSAFVSCVVGLITTATSGMGTMDAGNTYELYAVAASVIGGVSTLGGQGMLFGTVIGASIWGVLQNGLQFAGAPVAIRNIVIGIIVVISVLLDVIVRSGKSSRKKRTEVSV; the protein is encoded by the coding sequence ATGGTAGCGTATATTGAAAAACCATTCAAACGGTTGATGGGAATACGGGGAATAGGACAAGTACTGACGGTAACTGCTGGTCTTGTTGTGTTGAGTGTTATTTTTGGGATAATGAATCCAATATTTTTCTCATCCCGTAATGTGGCAAACTTGCTTCGCCAGATTGCCCCAATACTGCTTATTGGAATTGGACAATCCTACGTACTGATTACTGGAAATATCGACCTTTCCATTGGTTCTGTAGTAGGCATGAGCACGATGATCAGCGCTACCCTCATGACAAAAGGAGTGAATCCTTGGTTGGCTGTATTGCTAACTATCGTTGCATGCCTTGGAGTGGGATTGTCAAATGGTCTGCTCGTGTCGTTTGCGAAATTACCTCCATTCATCGCTACGTTGGGAACCATGACAATAGCCCGAGGCATAGCGCAGATAGCAAACAACAATTATAATACCGATTCAATCGGAGAAGCAGCACAAGGCCTTCGCGACTTCTTCTATTATGGAAAGACTTTTGGACTCTATAACACTATCTGGATTGCTCTGGTACTTTGGTTTATCTTCAACTTCATCCTCACCCGTACAAAGACAGGCCGGCATATTTATGCAATAGGGTCCAACGCAGAGGCAGCTAGACTCAGTGGTGTTAACTTGGTTTCTACAACAACTAAAGCTTATCTAGTTTCTGCTTTTGTCTCCTGTGTTGTAGGCCTTATCACCACCGCTACCAGTGGAATGGGTACCATGGATGCAGGTAATACCTATGAGCTGTACGCTGTTGCTGCCTCGGTGATAGGCGGCGTTTCCACCCTTGGAGGACAGGGAATGCTCTTTGGTACAGTGATCGGTGCCTCTATTTGGGGCGTTCTTCAGAACGGTCTGCAATTTGCAGGAGCCCCGGTTGCCATCAGGAATATAGTTATTGGAATCATTGTCGTTATCTCAGTATTGCTTGATGTCATCGTCCGCTCAGGCAAGAGTTCCCGGAAGAAACGGACGGAAGTAAGTGTTTGA
- a CDS encoding ABC transporter substrate-binding protein: MKKLSMVLLVLLIAGSLFAQGAKEDSSAYKIYLITMDQMDQHWVNVDKGAQKAAAELGSVDYKWLAPDVKDDAKQIESINNAVAGGADAILLAANGPNAVTAALKEAEEAGVTIVYVDSAANFPAVQTLATDNTAAGTTAGEEMLEALKAKGVNTGKIGVISVNSATASTVARETGFREAFEGTSFEILETQYCNGDAAVSKDMSANFITQGVVGLFGANEGSTVGIGNAIAEAGTSVIGVGFDKSDMILSLIKSGHILATMAQNPDVMGYEGVKTAYRALSGEAISQDYVDTGVSVLTKENL; encoded by the coding sequence ATGAAGAAACTGAGTATGGTACTATTGGTACTGCTGATTGCAGGGTCACTGTTCGCACAGGGCGCAAAAGAGGATTCTTCTGCCTACAAGATTTATCTGATCACAATGGATCAGATGGACCAGCACTGGGTAAATGTGGACAAGGGTGCACAGAAAGCAGCAGCGGAATTGGGCTCCGTCGATTACAAATGGTTGGCTCCCGATGTAAAGGACGATGCTAAGCAGATTGAGAGCATCAACAATGCAGTTGCAGGTGGTGCTGATGCCATTCTTCTGGCTGCAAATGGTCCGAATGCAGTAACTGCTGCCCTAAAAGAAGCTGAAGAAGCTGGAGTTACCATTGTCTATGTTGACTCTGCAGCAAACTTCCCTGCAGTACAGACGCTGGCAACAGACAACACTGCTGCAGGTACTACAGCAGGTGAGGAGATGCTTGAGGCATTGAAAGCTAAGGGTGTAAATACTGGAAAGATTGGAGTAATCTCCGTTAATAGTGCAACGGCCTCCACTGTTGCTCGTGAAACAGGTTTCCGTGAGGCCTTCGAGGGCACTTCCTTTGAAATCCTAGAGACCCAATACTGTAATGGAGATGCTGCTGTATCAAAGGACATGAGTGCAAACTTCATTACTCAAGGTGTGGTTGGTCTTTTCGGAGCCAATGAAGGATCCACAGTTGGTATCGGAAACGCAATTGCTGAAGCAGGAACTAGTGTTATCGGTGTTGGATTTGACAAGAGTGATATGATTCTTTCATTGATCAAGAGTGGTCATATTCTTGCTACCATGGCACAGAACCCTGATGTAATGGGATACGAAGGTGTAAAGACTGCCTATCGTGCATTGAGTGGCGAGGCTATCTCCCAGGACTATGTAGATACCGGCGTATCTGTACTAACAAAAGAAAACCTGTAA